The DNA region CCTTACATATTTCGTACCACTTCACTTTACTTTGGTTTTTGAACATTTTGTTTGCTTGAACATCTTGTTAAATGTATAATCTATACCATCTAAAAACCTATAGTAGAGGTGAGACTGGgcttaaaaatcaaatataaatCAGAAATGGTTATCCATTCAGTGACGTATCCAAAATGTTGTTATATTTAAGTATTAAAAGTATTAAATATACTCTTTAACCCGAGTGGGGGGATATATCCGCTGAACTCCCCTTGTATCAACGCAtgcttttatttaatttttttgaaattttattatataatcAACATTGTCTTTCATTACATTACAAATACATTTACAAAATTATACATGTTTCCGAAAGACAGATTCTTTCCAAATTGAAGGCATTCCTCGAGTGTATTTATGTTTTCGTTTTTTAAGTTTCATCTGGCTGTTCGATATCTTGAGAGATGGACAATACGCTTTAATGAAGAGCGGCAGGATAATTTTATCTTAAGTCAACTTGACTCTTTAAAACTTGTGGTTTTTATGCTTAGTGCGTTCATTAATGGATGGTCGATGTCGATTGGAGCACAATGGGGCCATTCTCTCAACTAAGGGGGAAGTGGCCTTATCCTGGGGCCCATCTTTAATGCTCGGCTTGATCTCAAGCTTCAAGATcgcccactttatcatcgTGAATATAGTGAATACAAGGCAACTGATTTGCTCAATGGGTCCTTGATCGAAAAGTATCAAGAAGAAATTACCCAAAGCTTGGAAAATCCTGTTTTTCTTTTCAGGAACATCCGCCTTTTGTAACTCTGGCTCGAACAATTTCTTTATTTCAAGCTTCATGTTTTTAATCTTTCTGCTCCGTTTATCCATTGAAGGGAGAGGAGGAAACAAGATTTGTTTACCCGAATTTTTGCTTAAGTTTTCTTCAGAGCCTTCGACCAGCTTTTCACACTCGTGTGGGGATTTAACTAGTACAGCTTTATTATCAactaaattatattatatatattgtatTAAGAAATCGAAAAAGTTTCTGGACTTACTCACCGATTTTGTTAACGTAATCTAACCAGTCGTTTGTGCCATTAATGCCCACACTACCCAACAGA from Drosophila subpulchrella strain 33 F10 #4 breed RU33 chromosome 2L, RU_Dsub_v1.1 Primary Assembly, whole genome shotgun sequence includes:
- the LOC119547702 gene encoding uncharacterized protein LOC119547702 isoform X2, coding for MKRKQRKGALVAGRGGKKCTESLKDLLGSVGINGTNDWLDYVNKIAVLVKSPHECEKLVEGSEENLSKNSGKQILFPPLPSMDKRSRKIKNMKLEIKKLFEPELQKADVPEKKNRIFQALGNFFLILFDQGPIEQISCLVFTIFTMIKWAILKLEIKPSIKDGPQDKATSPLVERMAPLCSNRHRPSINERTKHKNHKF
- the LOC119547702 gene encoding uncharacterized protein LOC119547702 isoform X1, yielding MKRKQRKGALVAGRGGKKCTESLKDLLGSVGINGTNDWLDYVNKIVDNKAVLVKSPHECEKLVEGSEENLSKNSGKQILFPPLPSMDKRSRKIKNMKLEIKKLFEPELQKADVPEKKNRIFQALGNFFLILFDQGPIEQISCLVFTIFTMIKWAILKLEIKPSIKDGPQDKATSPLVERMAPLCSNRHRPSINERTKHKNHKF